The following nucleotide sequence is from Oreochromis niloticus isolate F11D_XX linkage group LG9, O_niloticus_UMD_NMBU, whole genome shotgun sequence.
gcaacttcaatcatgaaactgatcaacgatcggcttttcgctcttgtttatcgcgctaaacacagcagcacgtttaagcttgatcagctgttgttagaattcatttgcttttaatttctagtatcagctgatgtttgctggagccacagctgtagaagcggctggtcgaaaccaggagatgaccttactgaatcatcagagctgaactggtgatggagaaacaggttacctttttttaggtgacatgaatgagttgaaggaagttatgaactgtttctgagagaaataaacaccaagctccttttttatttagctgacagctggtaactgtgcagggctgGATCTAGCAaggcttttgccagggggccaggtagggcgttaacagagaaaggtggacacaaagatatacctttctttcttactctcatacagggagtgcagaattattaggcaagttgtatttttgaggaataattttattattgaacaacaaccatgttctcaatgaacccaaaaaacacattaatatcaaagctgaatgtttttggaagtagtttttagtttgtgtttagttttagctattttagggggatatctgtgtgtgcaggtgaccattactgtgcataattattaggcaacttaacaaaaaacagatatatacccatttcaattatttattattaccagtgaaaccaatataacatctccacattcacaaatatacatttctggcattcaaaacaaaacaaaaacaaatcagcgaccaatatagccacctttctttgcaaggacactcaaaagcctgccatccatggattctgtcagtgttttgatctgttcaccatcaacattgcgtgcagcagcaaccacagcctcccagacactgttcagagaggtgtactgttttccctccttgtaaatctcacatttgatgatggaccacaggttctcaatggggttcagatcaggtgaacaaggaggccatgtcattagtttttcttcttttataccctttcttgccagccacgctgtggagtacttggacgcgtgtgatggagcattgtcctgcatgaaaatcatgtttttcttgaaggatgcagacttcttcctgtaccactgcttgaagaaggtgtcttccagaaactggcagtaggactgggagttgagcttgactccatcctcaacccgaaaaggccccacaagctcatctttgatgataccagcccaaaccagtactccacctccaccttgctggtgtctgagtgggactggagctctctgccctttaccaatccagccacgggcccatccatctggcccatcaagactcactctcatttcatcagtccataaaccttagaaaaatcagtcttgagagatttcttggcccagtcttgacgtttcagcttgtgtgtcttgttcagtggtggtcgtctttcagcctttcttaccttggccatgtctctgagtattgcacaccttgtgcttttgggcactccagtgatgttgcagctctgaaatatggccaaactggtggcaagtggcatcttggcagctgcacgcttgactttctcagttcatgggcagttattttgcgccttggtttttccacacgcttcttgcgaccctgttgactattttgaatgaaacgcttgattgttcgatgatcacgcttcagaagctttgcaattttaagactgctgcatccctctgcaagatatctcactatttttgacttttctgagcctgtcaagtccttcttttgacccattttgccaaaggaaaggaagttgcctaataattatgcacacctgatatagggtgttgatgtcattagaccacaccccttctcattacagagatgcacatcacctaatatgcttaattggtagtaggccttcgagcctatacagcttgcagtaagacaacatgcatgaagaggatgatgtggacaaatactcatttgcctaataattctgcactccctgtataaaatatttagcttttattaaatagttatctgaatcttacaaccaaagtttgtataataatacacaagattggctgtagaccattgttcatcattcagaacactgtgtaaaataacaaaaaacaaaaagtgaatgcacagccggctgtgtgggtaaacaaccatgtgtgaaaagtggtccataacgtaatgcttcaaaggtgttcatgcaaacattgtcgggtctgccgtggtacaatgggacttctgctcatgaacctgtgtgcacagcgtctgcaaatcggcgctgtacgaagtaacttcatctttacacaaaactgtaagctgtcatctgtgaagcgtgagcggtgtttgtttttaccatagttcatggtggagaatggctgctcttctgagttttgctctctgtagccgtatgaatggcaaactacagtgattagcagcggcataggcacacataaaatttcttctgaaattttcgctttctagttatgtgtgcctatgcaagaggcacacatattactattcgtcggatttattatgtgtgcctatgacaagaggcacacatattactattcgtcggatttattattattattattattattattattattattattctccagtttccgcctgaaattttgcagcgaatctcgccccgcagttttgagacaagctcatatatgttacctcatttgtgcggccggatctggaatggtgtgctatgacttttggtgtttatgaattttatagtttttaaatattaatattttagtgaaatttcccgcgctcctctgccgaacagttttgacattagggttacatatgttagatgattttgtgcggctggagctggactattatgtcatgacttttggtgttcatgacttttatagttttttaaatattaatattttagtgcaaatttaggccaattcatcttttgggccaaataaacagacttcatttgtggtgtgttggctctctctagtggtatgccggagtggtacagcctgtctacccttattggattaccgtaatgatgacaatttcaacggtgcgcacagcgtcgctgctttcaggagccattggaatttttaaggttgcgcaaatcattcaaaagttacgNNNNNNNNNNNNNNNNNNNNNNNNNNNNNNNNNNNNNNNNNNNNNNNNNNNNNNNNNNNNNNNNNNNNNNNNNNNNNNNNNNNNNNNNNNNNNNNNNNNNTTTGCAGCTCTTTTTTTAGCCTTTTATTTTCTCACCTTTTTCACTTTTCTGGTTATTGCACCCTCTCAGATGTGACTACAGGGAAGCTCTCTGTCCATATCTCTTCCTGCCGTACTGCCTCTGATGACTTCTTTGCGTTCTCTCATCTTTTCTATCCTTTCTTCAATCTTTCAAACTatatcactttttcacacctcCTGATATAAACTCCAGTGTTGTTCTTATTCTACATAAATCTCAGCTTTTTTCAGCTCCTCTGCTATAGTCCATCCTTTCTCCCTTTTACCAGGATAAGAATCTGATTTTAATACTTTGATTTAATTTGGGATGAATTGTTCTCCCAAACGCTGCCAAAGCCAGGTTTACTGATAATCTTTGTTTGATGGGGGACTTTAAATGTATTCttctctctgctccttttctttttacactgaccttatttattttatcctgCAGTCAAGTCAGGCGTGCATGCTGTTTGTGAGGCAAAGCAGAGGGAAGGGCGGGATCACAAATGCACAAGGGGCTGATTAGACAATGAGACACAGGAGAGCGCAAAAGTAAAGATGAAagacaaaccaaaccaaacttTTTCCACCACTTGGTGAGTAGTTGGCATCCTACATGCAAACTGCAGGTGACCATGGCAATCTGAttgcaaccaaagcaatcacaatcactgttggtcaagttacttgaaaaagtaatcagtaactaattactgattacccCCCCCAAAGTAATCCTGTTGCTTTactgaaatttgtttaacatttgaacctattttctgcacattccagcacataaaataaaatagtttttgtgtttacactcactctttcaaataaatgcatgtaaaacacagcagaaaataaatcaaatcaaagactcagcggtcctgttgctctatttccCCCTgcttagcaggagtggggcaggcggaggtttgccctgaTGCAGGTGTGTCGcatgtcagtggaagaatcttggagtttctctgtgaatttcgcATTCCCATGGCAGCGTGCTCGGTGCTTGCTTTGAAGTTAAGGGGTTTTATCGCTGTAAAAAGacgttttcttcccacgcagtgaacatcAGACGCTAatgtttgtcactttttacggaatcaaactcaaagtaaggtcagtacttccaagctttaaacgctgcacggtcatactctctcccgcactcgttATATTATCTAtttttgatctgcacacagctgttgccacgaatgccgcactcgcttacgtcattgtcatgagacactcgcGCAACGAAATCACATCAAATTAGTAACGCAGTACCGCAGCATGCTtacaggaaagtaacagtaatctaattaccttttttgcaatagtaatcccttactttactcgttacttgaaaaaagtaatcaaattaTGCATTATCGCCCATCTCTGGTCTACATACAGAAAGTGTCATATAAAGATTAAAGGTATCAtgccacatttgacctctgacctcttgttCATGGTTAATAAATTAAGAGTCAAAGTGAAAGACAAATATGAAACTTTGTTACTTACTACAGTTGTTTGGAATAGATAGGAATATATGGAATTATAGATTTTATTTCAAGACAGGACTCACATGTTTACATTTCTAGTCTTTAAAACCTCTCTACCCATCTAGTATTAATTCCTTCTGGATACAAGTATGTatattatgcacacacacaaacacacatgcagctaTTACCCACTTCTTGTTTTTATACCTAAGATGAATTATTGTTGAATGAAGACATTTTTCAAACACATGTAATTGCCAATTGTGTTtattgggtaaaaaaaaaaggtagaaggggggaaaagaggtaaaaagaggaataaaaagaaggaaagagagagaagagagaaaaccccaacaatcccctctgagcaagcaccaggcgacagtggataggaaaaactccttttaaagTGAAAGACACTTAAAGGAGAAACctatggcagaaccaggctcaggagggggcagtcaactgccgggactggtcgggggtgagggtgaaaaaagaaaaaggagggagGGGAAGGGGAAGGGGGAAAGGGGGGatagaaagaaggaaagagagagaagagaaaaccccaacaatccctctgagcaagcaccaggcgacagtggataggaaaaactccttttaaagTGAAAGACACTTAAAGGAGAAACctatggcagaaccaggctcaggagggggcagtcaactgccgggactggtcgggggtgagggtgaaaaaagaaaaaggagggagGGGAAGGGGAAGGGGGAAAATTAAGCTGGAATAGAGGCGGAGGAAGACATGGTTACATCAGGTGAGAAGCAGCAGTGTCCCTTCTCCAGAACCAGTGGAAacgttttctcttcttttcagaCAATGTTCCACGAGCACTTTTTTCTCAAGGATGAGGGTTTTCAGCTCATccattgtttctgtgttttctttctcaaGTTTGCTGCATCTTTTCACCATGTCTTCTaattgttcttgtttttctttaagcttGTCTTGCAGTTCTTTAACTGTTGCCTCCTCTATTCGCTTTGCCTTGTGCACATCTGTGTGCATGTCTTCCAGCTGCTGGTTTCTCTTCTGGATTTCTTGAAGTCTACACTGCAGGTCtttatgtgttttctgttgttcttgcttTTGCGCCtggatttcagtgtttttggaCTTCAAGGTCTTAGAAAGTTCTTCAAGTTCGGTattttttctcagcatttcaTTGATGCTACTCTGCATCGCTGAgcattgtttttccatttttttcttttctccttccagTACAGATGTTTTGTACCTCGTTTCGTTATACAATTCTTGGAGTGTTAGATTTTTCTTCAGGAGAATAaaattttcttcttcctgttgtattttctgttggtcTTTTTCTTGAAGCAGCTCTTTATTTTTGAGGAGTGTTCCTCAAGAGTTATTTggagcattttgcatttttcctcCAAGACTTCTAACTTGCGGTCCGTTTCTTTCTCGAGCATTTCttgttgctctctctcttcAATGAACTCCTTATTTCTGTGCACTTTTTTATCGAGCTTGATTTGgagcagtctgtgtttttcctccatctcgtcAAGCTTGGAGTCCATTTCCTTCTGCTTCATTTCCATTTGCTTCTTGTCTTGAAGCAACTGTCGATTTTTGTGCAGAGTTTTATCATGTTTCACCTGCAGAGCTTTGCATTTTTCCTCCATGGCTTGGAGTTTGCTCTGCAGGTCTCTCTGCTCTTCGGGCTCTTGTTTCTTGTCTTGGAGAATCTCTTTATTTCTCtccagagcttcatcaagcatAACTTGCAagccttcattttgtttctcgaTGTTCCTCAGCTTGCACTCCATTTCTTGCTGATGTATTTTCTGTTGGTCTTTGTCGTGAAgcaactctttatttctttccagagcttcatcaagcatTACTTGCAAGCCTCTATTTTGTTTCTCGATGTGCCTCAGCTtgcaatccatttcttgctGATGTATTTTCCATTGGTCTTTCTCGTAAAGGAACTTTTTATTCCTTTCCAGAGCTTCATAAAGCATTACTTGCAAGCCTCTATTTTGTTTCTCGATGTTCCTCAGCCTGCAATCCATTTCttccttttgtattttttgttggtCATTCTCGTGAAGCATCTCTgtatttttgagcagtgtttcctCAAGAGTTACttgcagcattttcagtttttcttccaaGACTTCAAACTTGGAGTCCGTTTCTTTCTCGAGGATTTCttgttgctctctctcttcAATGAACTCTTTATTTCTGTGCACTGTTTTCTCAAGCTTGATTTGgagcagtctgtgtttttcctccatctcgtcAAGCTTGGAGTCCATTTCCTTCTGCTTCATTTCCATTTGCTTCTtgtcttgaagcaactgttgatttttgtgCAGAGTTTTATCATGTTTCACCTGCAGAGCTTTGCATTTTTCCTCCATGGCTTGGAGTTTGCTCTGCAGGTCTCTCTGCTCTTCGGGCTCTTGTTTCTTGTCTTGGAGAATCTCTTTATTTCTCtccagagcttcatcaagcatAACTTGCAagccttcattttgtttctcgaTGTTCCTCAGCTTGCAATCCATTTCtt
It contains:
- the LOC109203484 gene encoding trichohyalin-like, coding for MQNENLMNREKIKILTEENERKSAELEKLSYQLQEKEGIEEKQWALQDKKNQVLQEKMDEALEKIKDLLQKEKKESIKQETMVRKNQELQEELDEALEKLREIHQEEKQQAEQRDMQRKLQAMEEKYKALQVKHDKTLHKNQQLLQDKKQMEMKQKEMDSKHDEMEEKHRLLQIKLEKTVHRNKEFIEEREQQEILEKETDSKFEVLEEKLKMLQITLEETLLKNTEMLHENDQQKIQKEEMDCKLRNIEKQNEGLQVMLDEALERNKEILQDKKQEPEEQRDLQSKLQAMEEKCKALQVKHDKTLHKNQQLLQDKKQMEMKQKEMDSKLDEMEEKHRLLQIKLEKTVHRNKEFIEEREQQEILEKETDSKFEVLEEKLKMLQVTLEETLLKNTEMLHENDQQKIQKEEMDCRLRNIEKQNRGLQVMLYEALERNKKFLYEKDQWKIHQQEMDCKLRHIEKQNRGLQVMLDEALERNKELLHDKDQQKIHQQEMECKLRNIEKQNEGLQVMLDEALERNKEILQDKKQEPEEQRDLQSKLQAMEEKCKALQVKHDKTLHKNRQLLQDKKQMEMKQKEMDSKLDEMEEKHRLLQIKLDKKVHRNKEFIEEREQQEMLEKETDRKLEVLEEKCKMLQITLEEHSSKIKSCFKKKTNRKYNRKKKILFS